The following proteins are encoded in a genomic region of Nycticebus coucang isolate mNycCou1 chromosome 19, mNycCou1.pri, whole genome shotgun sequence:
- the LOC128571723 gene encoding signal transducer CD24-like yields the protein MGRAMVARLRLELLLVALLLPTAMYSATVVTLSGNSSQSTLAARNPGNATTKMVGRALQSTASVLVVLVSLLFPYR from the coding sequence ATGGGCAGAGCCATGGTAGCCAGGCTCAGGCTGGAGCTGCTGCTTGTGGCACTGCTCCTACCCACAGCAATGTATTCAGCAACTGTTGTAACACTTTCAGGTAACTCCTCCCAGAGTACCCTGGCTGCTCGAAATCCAGGTAATGCCACCACCAAGATGGTTGGAAGGGCCCTGCAATCAACAGCCAGTGTCCTCGTGGTCTTGGTCTCTCTTCTATTTCCCTACCGTTAA